CGCTCGCCGGCCTCGCGATCTTCATCGTCATGCGCGCTCTCGGCGAACTCCTCATCTACCGGCCGATCTCCGGTGGCATCAGCGAGTACGCCGACGAGTTCCTCGGACGGTTCGCCGGTTTCAGCCAGGGGTGGACCTATTGGGCCGTGTGGACGACGACGTGCATGGCCGAGATCACCGTGGCGGGCAAGTACATCAACTACTGGTGGCCCTCGGTGCCGGTGTGGGTCACCGCCCTCATCGCGCTCATCGTGCTGTTCGGCGCGAACCTGATCTCCGTCGGGGTGTTCGGACGCGCGGAGTTCTGGTTCTCCGCCATCAAGGTCACCGCCATCCTCGGCATGATCATCGTCGGCATCGGTGTGCTGCTCCCGATCGCCGGGCTGGGGCCCGAGACCGGTCCGTCGGTGACGAACCTGTGGAACGACGGCGGCTTCTTCGCGACCGGCTTCAGCAACGCGATGCTGAGCCTGCAGATCGTCATGTTCGCCTATGTCGGCGTCGAGCTCGTCGGCGTGACCGCGGGAGAGGCACAGAACCCGCGCGTCACGCTGCGCAAGGCGATCAACACCGTTCCGTTCCGCATCGGGATCTTTTATGTCGGCTCGCTGCTGGTGATCCTCTCGGTCCGCAGCTGGACGGACTTCCAGGCCGGCGAGAGCCCCTTCGTCTCGGTCTTCTCCTACATCGGCATCCCCGGCGCCGCGGGCATCGTCAACTTCATCTTGCTCACCGCTGCCCTCTCGTCGTGCAACTCGGGCATCTACTCGACCGGGCGCATGCTGCGCTCCCTCGCCCACACCGGCGACGCCCCGCGGCAGCTGACCCGACTCTCGAACCGCAAGGTCCCGGCCGTCGGCATCACGCTGAGTGCCGCCGTCATGGCGATCGGCGTGGTGGTGAACGTCATCGATCCCGCACACGCCTTCGCCTACATCACCGCGGTGTCGACGGTCGGGATCATCGTCATCTGGTCGACTATCCTGCTGTGCCAGATGGCCTACCGCCGGAAGGTCGCGCGCGGCGAACTGCCGCGTTCGGACTACCGGGTCCCCGGCGCCCCGATCACCACGTGGCTCGCCCTCGCCTTCCTCGCGCTCGTCTTCGTCCTGCTGTTCTTCGACCGCGACGGTCGGATCGCACTGATCGTCGGGGCGGTCTGGTTCGCCGCCGTCGGCGTCGGCTACATGGTGTGGAACCGCACCGCGGGCGAGCTGGCCGACCGCGAGGTCTGACTGCGGGCAGCCTCATCCGAACGGCGAGGGCACCTCCACACTCGCCCAGCCCACGCCGCCGAGGGTGCGCGCGCACACGACCATCCACCACAGTTCGGGGGCGAGGGCGCGCACCAGCAGTTCACCCACGAGCGCGCCGACGCCGTCGGGCGGCCCGATCGCGCCGATGAGTGCGGCGAGGGTGCCGACCACGCTGATCACCGCGACCACCGGGGCGACCAGAAGGTTCGCAACGATTCCCACCACCGAGAACGTGCCGGTCACCACGACCACGATCGGCGCCGTCACCACCTGCGCGGTGACCGCCATCGCGATCACCTCGGCGACACCGGGCGGACAACGCCACTCGCGCAACCGGTCACGGAATCGTGGGGCCCACAGCACGATGGCGGCGGTGGCGGCCACCGACAAGGCGAACCCCGGTTGCAGCGCCAGCTCGGGCCACCACAGGAGTCCGCCGACGACCG
The genomic region above belongs to Gordonia hongkongensis and contains:
- a CDS encoding amino acid permease, with product MTVEHPGTDTGADTDEGYQRGLTARTVQMIAIGGAIGTGLFYGAGGAIEKAGPALILAYALAGLAIFIVMRALGELLIYRPISGGISEYADEFLGRFAGFSQGWTYWAVWTTTCMAEITVAGKYINYWWPSVPVWVTALIALIVLFGANLISVGVFGRAEFWFSAIKVTAILGMIIVGIGVLLPIAGLGPETGPSVTNLWNDGGFFATGFSNAMLSLQIVMFAYVGVELVGVTAGEAQNPRVTLRKAINTVPFRIGIFYVGSLLVILSVRSWTDFQAGESPFVSVFSYIGIPGAAGIVNFILLTAALSSCNSGIYSTGRMLRSLAHTGDAPRQLTRLSNRKVPAVGITLSAAVMAIGVVVNVIDPAHAFAYITAVSTVGIIVIWSTILLCQMAYRRKVARGELPRSDYRVPGAPITTWLALAFLALVFVLLFFDRDGRIALIVGAVWFAAVGVGYMVWNRTAGELADREV